AATATTAAAAAAGAATAAAGAATTATTCTTTTCCGATCATGACTTCAGTGGATTTAACGATAACTACTACTTTATCGCCTGCTTTGATATCTAGATCTTTAATGGATTCTTTGGTTATTACGGAGGTTATTGTGTCTGGGGCATCAATTTTTATTTTAACGCTGGCCATAATTGCGCCTTCGTCAACTTTTTCTACAGTTCCTTTAATATGGTTCCTTGCACTTAATTTCATTATATCTTCCTCCTATTATTAT
This window of the Methanobacterium veterum genome carries:
- a CDS encoding TOBE domain-containing protein gives rise to the protein MKLSARNHIKGTVEKVDEGAIMASVKIKIDAPDTITSVITKESIKDLDIKAGDKVVVIVKSTEVMIGKE